In Rhodamnia argentea isolate NSW1041297 chromosome 4, ASM2092103v1, whole genome shotgun sequence, the following proteins share a genomic window:
- the LOC125314622 gene encoding class V chitinase-like, whose translation MASNDNHVLLFLSFSFLSLLQINSCMAQNVKGGYWFPDSGINASDIDSTLFTHLFCAFADLDASTNQVVISRSKARSFAAFTSDVQQKNPSVVTLLSIGGGGNGSIADDFASIASQPSSRKTFINSSIALARSNGFHGLDLDWQYPETDEKMANLGFLLHEWRAAVVAESASSGKDALLLSAAVYYTPHMSSTDYPVATMAASLDWINAMAYDFYGNWSSTTGPLAALYNPGNNVSGDDGVSAWIQANMPAEKIVLGFPFFGRAFTLTDAKNHGYFAPFTGVAISPDGSIKYNWITTYISQNSVTTVHDSKFGSAYCYSGTTWISYDDTQTISTKVAYARERGLKGYYAWHVAGDDNWILSQTAREASEDQQHKRWFRRWFWLVMLISIAIVILFIFGLIYYLRRRTLQSEGILGVIKGFNRRFKAMVHKVESPESSASNLQTFRYATLRAATNNFSSENKLGEGGFGPVYKGKLPTGQDIAVKRLSKTSNQGLEEFKNEVVLTAGLQHVNLARLLGFCTDREEKMLIYEYMPNGSLDFYLFDPTRKYLLDWEKRVQIIEGITQGLLYLQEYSNFTIIHRDLKASNVLLDKDMKPKISDFGMARIFRKGDLEANTGRIVGTL comes from the exons ATGGCTTCCAACGATAATCATGTCCTTTtatttctctccttctcctttctctctctcctccaaatcaaCTCATGCATGGCCCAAAACGTCAAAGGAGGCTATTGGTTTCCGGATAGCGGCATCAACGCCTCCGACATCGATTCGACCCTCTTCACTCATCTCTTCTGCGCGTTCGCCGACCTCGATGCATCGACAAACCAGGTAGTCATATCGCGGTCCAAGGCTCGGTCTTTCGCGGCCTTCACTAGCGACGTCCAGCAGAAAAACCCGTCGGTCGTGACCCTCCTGTCCATTGGCGGCGGGGGTAACGGCTCGATCGCGGACGACTTTGCATCCATCGCAAGCCAGCCGAGCTCCCGGAAGACTTTCATCAATTCCTCCATAGCCCTAGCTCGGTCCAACGGCTTCCATGGCCTCGATCTTGATTGGCAATACCCGGAAACCGACGAGAAGATGGCCAATTTGGGGTTTCTCCTCCATGAGTGGCGGGCTGCGGTGGTGGCTGAGTCGGCCAGCTCGGGCAAGGATGCTTTGCTTCTCTCGGCGGCAGTTTATTACACGCCGCATATGTCGAGCACAGATTATCCGGTGGCCACCATGGCGGCGAGCTTGGATTGGATCAATGCGATGGCCTATGATTTCTATGGAAATTGGTCCTCCACCACAGGACCACTTGCTGCTCTCTACAATCCAG ggAACAACGTAAGCGGAGACGACGGGGTGAGCGCGTGGATTCAGGCCAACATGCCGGCAGAGAAGATTGTGCTCGGCTTCCCCTTCTTCGGGCGCGCATTCACCCTCACAGATGCCAAAAACCATGGCTACTTCGCACCCTTCACCGGGGTGGCGATATCCCCTGACGGGTCGATCAAGTACAACTGGATCACAACGTACATATCCCAAAACAGCGTGACCACGGTGCACGACTCCAAGTTCGGGTCCGCCTATTGCTATTCTGGGACGACGTGGATCAGCTACGATGATACACAAACCATCTCTACCAAGGTTGCCTACGCCAGGGAAAGGGGACTCAAAGGTTACTATGCATGGCATGTTGCCGGTGACGACAACTGGATTCTCTCTCAAACAG CTCGGGAGGCCAGTGAAGATCAGCAACACAAGCGATGGTTCAGGCGATGGTTCTGGCTAGTTATGCTTATTTCGATTGCCATTGTCATTCTCTTTATATTTGGCCTGATATACTACTTACGGAGGAGAACGTTGCAATCAGAAG GTATTTTGGGTGTAATAAAAGGATTTAATAGAAGATTTAAGGCTATGGTGCATAAAGTTGAAAGTCCTGAGAGCAGTGCTTCTAATCTCCAAACATTTCGCTATGCCACACTCAGGGCAGCAACTAATAACTTCTCAAGTGAAAATAAGCTTGGAGAGGGTGGATTTGGACCTGTTTACAAG GGCAAGTTGCCCACAGGACAGGACATTGCAGTAAAGAGACTTTCGAAAACTTCGAACCAAGGGCTCGAGGAGTTCAAGAACGAAGTTGTGCTCACTGCCGGCCTGCAACATGTGAACCTTGCTCGCCTTCTAGGATTTTGTACCGATAGGGAAGAAAAGATGCTGATCTATGAGTACATGCCAAATGGGAGCTTGGACTTCTACCTTTTTG ATCCCACAAGGAAATATTTGCTGGATTGGGAAAAACGCGTTCAAATCATAGAAGGCATCACACAGGGGCTTCTTTATCTCCAAGAATACTCGAATTTCACAATAATACACCGAGACTTGAAAGCCAGCAACGTTCTTCTGGATAAAGATATGAAACCCAAGATATCAGATTTTGGTATGGCGAGAATATTCAGGAAAGGTGACCTTGAGGCAAACACCGGCCGAATTGTTGGGACTCTGTAA
- the LOC115752574 gene encoding class V chitinase CHIT5b-like, with amino-acid sequence MASVDVTASSSSSSSSSSTIKGSYYPSWTTDFTPSDIDTTLFSHIFYAFLSPSNITFKFELPEPMAAALSNFTTTLRFASPPVKTVLSIGGAGDAPTALLAEVASSPSSRKDFINSSVEVARKFGFDGLDLDWEWPKNPKEMDDLAHLLREWRLVITEEARATKQPPLLLTAAVYFASDFFLDPVYRMYPVADIRENLDWINAMCYDYHGAWDTSATGAQAAFFDPKSNLSSIHGLNSWLWAGMPRKQIVMGLPLYARTWELKDPNVTEIGAPAVKPGPGGGLLTYSEVQVFNRNNSATVVYDAETVSTYSFSGTSWVGYDDVASAMVKIGLAQALGLRGYFFWALSFETEWQISSQASRAWILDD; translated from the exons ATGGCTTCAGTTGATGtaacagcttcttcttcttcatcatcgtcatcttcttccACCATTAAAGGATCTTATTACCCTTCCTGGACGACGGACTTCACTCCATCAGACATAGACACGACTTTGTTCTCTCACATTTTCTATGCTTTCCTCTCCCCGAGCAACATCACCTTCAAGTTCGAGCTCCCGGAGCCGATGGCAGCGGCCCTCTCGAACTTCACGACCACCCTCCGTTTCGCGAGCCCGCCGGTCAAGACCGTCCTCTCCATAGGCGGTGCCGGAGACGCTCCAACCGCTCTCTTGGCCGAGGTAGCTTCGAGCCCTTCCTCACGAAAGGACTTCATCAATTCTTCAGTGGAGGTTGCAAGGAAGTTTGGGTTTGATGGGCTTGACCTTGACTGGGAATGGCCAAAAAACCCAAAGGAGATGGATGATTTGGCCCACTTGTTGAGGGAATGGAGGCTTGTGATCACCGAGGAGGCCCGAGCCACCAAGCAGCCCCCGCTGTTGTTGACCGCGGCGGTGTACTTCGCCTCCGACTTCTTCCTCGATCCGGTGTACCGCATGTACCCGGTGGCGGACATTAGGGAGAATTTGGACTGGATCAACGCCATGTGCTACGATTACCACGGGGCGTGGGACACCTCCGCCACGGGGGCCCAAGCTGCGTTCTTCGACCCAAAGAGCAATCTGAGCTCGATCCATGGGCTCAACTCTTGGCTATGGGCAGGGATGCCCAGGAAGCAGATAGTCATGGGCTTGCCCCTTTACGCGAGGACTTGGGAGCTCAAGGACCCAAATGTCACCGAGATCGGCGCCCCCGCGGTGAAGCCCGGCCCTGGGGGCGGCCTGCTCACTTACTCCGAGGTGCAAGTGTTCAATAGGAACAATAGCGCCACCGTGGTATACGACGCGGAGACGGTGTCGACCTACTCCTTTTCCGGGACATCTTGGGTCGGGTACGACGACGTTGCCTCGGCGATGGTGAAGATTGGATTGGCACAAGCCCTTGGGCTTCGGGGATATTTCTTCTGGGCCCTCAGTTTTGAAACCGAATGGCAAATATCCTCCCAAG CATCCCGAGCGTGGATTCTTGATGATTGA